A DNA window from Pyrus communis chromosome 3, drPyrComm1.1, whole genome shotgun sequence contains the following coding sequences:
- the LOC137729927 gene encoding uncharacterized protein: protein MVQFHHICFLSLLVTLAAGFLPGTHAVDYIVTNTARGTPGGIRFNNEIGAEYSRQTLISATNFIWSLFQQKTTDDRKSVSKVTLIVENITGVAYTINNEIHVSASYIAGYSGDVKSEITGVLYHESTHVWQWNGNSQAPGGLIEGIADYVRLKAGYAPSHWVKPGQGDRWDQGYDVTARFLDYLNSLKNGFVAEMNKKLRNGYSADYFVDLLGKNVDQLWREYKAKYAGN, encoded by the coding sequence ATGGTTCAATTTCACCATATTTGTTTCCTCTCCTTGCTCGTAACACTAGCAGCAGGCTTCCTTCCTGGCACCCATGCAGTCGACTACATCGTCACAAATACCGCCAGAGGAACCCCCGGAGGAATCCGCTTCAACAATGAAATCGGAGCAGAGTACAGCAGGCAAACCCTAATATCCGCCACCAACTTCATATGGAGCTTGTTCCAGCAAAAAACAACCGACGACAGAAAGAGTGTCTCCAAGGTCACCCTAATCGTTGAAAACATCACCGGGGTCGCGTACACCATCAACAACGAGATCCACGTCAGCGCCAGCTACATAGCTGGTTACTCCGGCGATGTGAAGAGTGAGATCACCGGTGTGCTTTACCATGAGTCAACGCACGTCTGGCAATGGAATGGGAACTCTCAAGCCCCGGGGGGGCTGATTGAGGGTATAGCTGATTACGTGAGGTTGAAGGCCGGGTACGCGCCAAGTCACTGGGTTAAGCCCGGGCAGGGGGATAGATGGGACCAGGGGTACGATGTCACTGCTAGGTTTCTGGACTATTTGAATAGTTTGAAAAATGGGTTTGTTGCTGAAATGAATAAGAAATTGAGGAATGGTTATAGTGCtgattattttgttgatttgCTGGGGAAGAATGTTGATCAGCTTTGGAGAGAGTACAAGGCCaagtatgcaggaaactaa
- the LOC137729713 gene encoding triacylglycerol lipase 1 has protein sequence MERSSAVAVAVVAFLIGLLTSEIAAEIAQNSTEFYRIGRRRSPPQSLCAQLIEPSGYSCSEHTIQTKDGYLLGLQRVSSRSGDLRRQQGPPVLLQHGLFMAGDAWFLNSPEESLGFVLADEGFDVWVGSVRGTRWSHGHVSLSEEDKEFWDWSWQELALFDLSEMIRYVYSTRSSKVFVVGHSQGTIMSLAALTQPDIAELVEAAALFCPISYLEHITSKFALRMVNMHVDQMILAMGIHQLNFRSEWGVNLLDSICDGHVDCNDLLTSITGKNCCFNNSRVDMYLDYEPHPTSAKNLHHLFQMIRKGTFSQYDYGLLKNLRLYGQLKPPAFDLSLIPESLPLLMACGGNDDLADMADFRHTLKELQSTPELLYLENYGHIDFIVSVKAKEDLHDPVIRFFRSWGKSSTS, from the exons ATGGAGAGGTCGTCGGCAGTTGCGGTGGCTGTTGTAGCTTTCCTTATCGGCCTCTTGACCTCCGAAATCGCAGCAGAAATCGCCCAAAACTCGACCGAATTTTACAGAATCGGTCGCCGTCGTTCACCGCCGCAGTCTCTCTGTGCGCAGCTCATTGAACCGTCTGGTTACTCTTGCTCCGAGCACACG ATTCAAACGAAAGATGGGTACTTACTGGGTCTTCAACGCGTGTCGTCGCGAAGCGGGGATTTGAGAAGACAGCAGGGTCCTCCTGTGCTGCTTCAGCATGGGCTCTTCATG GCAGGTGATGCATGGTTCTTAAATTCTCCAGAAGAATCGCTAGGCTTTGTCCTTGCAGATGAAGGTTTTGATGTATGGGTAGGGAGTGTGCGTGGAACACGTTGGAGTCATGGACACGTATCTTTATCAGAAGAGGATAAG GAATTTTGGGATTGGAGTTGGCAGGAATTGGCTCTATTTGATCTATCAGAAATGATCCGCTACGTATATTCAACAAGAAGCTCCAAAGTCTTTGTTGTTGGACATTCACAG GGAACAATTATGTCTTTAGCTGCTCTCACCCAGCCGGATATCGCAGAACTGGTTGAAGCTGCTGCTCTTTTCTGTCCAATATCATACTTGGAGCATATCACATCTAAATTTGCACTTAGAATGGTCAACATGCATGTTGATCAG ATGATTCTTGCTATGGGCATCCATCAACTTAACTTTAGAAG TGAATGGGGAGTCAACCTTTTGGATTCAATATGTGATGGCCATGTTGACTGCAACGACTTGCTAACTTCCATAACAG GGAAGAATTGTTGCTTTAATAACTCACGTGTGGACATgtatcttgattatgaaccacaCCCAACATCTGCAAAGAACTTGCACCATCTCTTCCAGA TGATCCGTAAGGGAACTTTTTCACAATACGACTATGGCCTGTTAAAAAATTTGAGGTTGTACGGTCAGTTGAAACCCCCTGCATTTGATCTTAGTCTGATACCCGAATCGTTGCCACTGTTGATGGCTTGTGGGGGCAATGATGATTTAGCGGATATGGCAGATTTCCGTCACACTCTCAAGGAATTGCAGTCCACTCCGGAGTTGCTTTATCTCGAGAATTATGGTCATATCGACTTCATTGTGAGCGTTAAGGCCAAAGAAGACCTCCATGACCCCGTGATTAGGTTTTTTAGGTCATGGGGAAAATCTAGTACTTCTTAA
- the LOC137728937 gene encoding methylthioribose kinase-like, producing MAFSEFRPLDEKVLIEYIKATPSLASKLGNKFDNLTIKEVGDGNLNFVFIVVGSSGSFVIKQALPYIRCIGESWPMTKERAYFEALALKEHGSLSPDHVPEVYHFDRTMSLIGMRYLEPPHIILRKGLIAGVEYPLLADHMSDYIAKTLFFTSLLYHNTTDHKKAVAEFCGNVELCRLTEQVVFSDPYKVSQYNRWTSPYLDSDAEAVRGDNALKLEVAELKSLFCERAQALVHGDLHTGSVMVTHDSTQVIDPEFAFYGPMGFDIGAFLGNLILAFYAQDGHANDQNDRKAYKAWILRTIENTWNLFDRKFLALWDANKDSGDAYLPAIYNNPELVQLVQKKFIEDLLHDTLGFGAAKMIRRIVGVAHVEDFESIADASKRAGCERRALELAKLLLKERKRFQDINEVISAILQHQ from the exons ATGGCCTTCTCCGAGTTCCGACCGCTGGACGAGAAGGTCCTCATAGAGTACATAAAGGCCACGCCTTCTCTCGCTTCTAAGCTCGGCAACAAGTTCGACAATTTAACCATCAAAGAAGTTGGCGATGGCAATCTCAACTTCGTCTTCATCGTCGTTGGTTCTTCTGGTTCTTTCGTCATCAAGCag GCTCTTCCATATATCCGTTGTATTGGTGAGTCATGGCCAATGACAAAGGAAAGAGCATATTTTGAGGCATTGGCACTTAAAGAGCATGGAAGTTTGAGTCCTGATCATGTTCCTGAAGTGTATCATTTCGATCGGACCATGTCTTTGATCGGCATGCGCTATTTGGAGCCCCCGCATATCATACTGAGAAAAGGGTTGATTGCTGGAGTTGAGTACCCCTTGCTGGCCGACCACATGTCCGACTATATTGCAAAGACTCTGTTCTTCACATCCCTCCTGTATCACAATACCACAGACCACAAAAAAGCTG TTGCCGAATTTTGTGGCAATGTGGAGTTATGCAGGCTCACTGAGCAGGTTGTTTTTTCTGATCCTTACAAAGTATCTCAATATAACCGATGGACTTCTCCTTATCTTGATTCGGATGCTGAGGCTGTGCGGGGGGATAATGCTTTGAAGCTTGAAGTTGCTGAGTTGAAATCCTT GTTCTGTGAGAGAGCACAAGCCCTAGTACATGGAGATCTTCACACTGGTTCTGTAATGGTGACTCATGATTCAACTCAAGTTATAGATCCAGAGTTTGCATTTTATGGACCAATGGGTTTTGATATCGGAGCTTTTCTGGGCAACTTAATTTTGGCTTTCTATGCACAAGATGGGCATGCTAATGACCAGAATGATCGAAAA GCATACAAGGCTTGGATTTTGAGGACAATTGAAAACACTTGGAACCTTTTTGACAGAAAATTCCTTGCACTATGGGATGCGAACAAAGATTCTGGCGATGCATATCTACCTGCAATTTATAACAACCCTGAGCTTGTACAGCTTGTACAAAAGAAATTTATTGAAGATCTGCTTCATGACACCCTTGGATTTGGTGCTGCAAAAATGATAAG GCGAATCGTTGGAGTTGCACATGTTGAAGATTTTGAGTCAATAGCGGATGCCAGCAAGCGTGCGGGTTGCGAGCGTCGAGCTCTTGAGTTAGCAAAGCTACTTCTCAAGGAGAGGAAAAGATTTCAGGACATTAATGAAGTTATTTCAGCAATTCTTCAACACCAGTAA